A region from the Corylus avellana chromosome ca7, CavTom2PMs-1.0 genome encodes:
- the LOC132187975 gene encoding pleiotropic drug resistance protein 1-like, whose amino-acid sequence MTKIRMGRVFAVWVVIELPYVFAQASFYGIIVYAMIGFEWTVAKFFWYLFFMYFTLLYFTFYGMMSVAVTPNHHIAAIISSAFYGLWNLFSGFIVPRTRIPVWWRWYCWACPVSWTLYGLVVSQYGDIKLVLEDSSTGETVEDFVRRYLRFKHEFLGVVAGMVVFWIVLFAFIFAFPIKSFNFQRR is encoded by the exons ATGACCAAGATTCGTATGGGTCGGGTGTTTGCAGTGTGG GTTGTAATTGAGCTCCCATATGTCTTTGCACAAGCCTCGTTCTATGGCATCATAGTTTATGCTATGATTGGATTTGAATGGACCGTTGCCAAATTCTTTTGGTATCTATTTTTCATGTACTTCACATTGCTCTACTTCACCTTTTACGGCATGATGAGTGTAGCTGTGACACCAAACCACCATATTGCTGCCATAATATCCTCTGCTTTTTATGGATTATGGAACCTATTTTCTGGATTCATTGTCCCAAGGACC AGGATTCCTGTTTGGTGGAGATGGTACTGCTGGGCATGCCCTGTATCTTGGACCTTGTATGGGTTGGTTGTTTCACAATATGGAGATATAAAGTTGGTGCTTGAGGACTCGAGCACTGGTGAAACAGTGGAAGACTTTGTGAGAAGATATCTCAGATTCAAGCATGAGTTTCTGGGAGTGGTGGCTGGTATGGTTGTCTTCTGGATCGTGCTCTTTGCATTTATCTTTGCCTTTCCCATCAAGTCCTTCAATTTCCAAAGGCGATAG